In Dyadobacter sp. NIV53, a single window of DNA contains:
- a CDS encoding RDD family protein: MKSILSSRKRRGAAFLIDHFIISMLMVSVVFLTLGPDLGDEKSVSNLNLTMLIVMLPGFLLYFCKDSIHGISPGKWIMGIMVREEGAPDQIPSFGRLLLRNLFTIIWPVELLILAINQKKKRLGDQVAKTIVLQNPNKPARLRRILVLAGIGISFFAFTILFAGFTMKSSDAYKVAVDEIKSNKEIQAETGGIKGFGMMPTGNINISNGQGKAQLEIKVLGIEKDLNISVYLEKEPDGKWKLINIEK, from the coding sequence TTGAAATCAATCCTGTCCAGCAGAAAAAGAAGAGGTGCCGCATTTCTTATTGACCATTTCATTATTTCCATGTTAATGGTTTCCGTAGTTTTTTTGACACTCGGACCTGACCTGGGAGATGAAAAAAGCGTGTCGAACCTAAATTTAACGATGCTTATAGTAATGCTGCCTGGTTTTCTGCTATATTTTTGTAAGGATAGCATTCATGGTATCAGCCCCGGAAAATGGATTATGGGAATAATGGTTCGCGAAGAAGGGGCGCCGGACCAAATACCATCGTTTGGCAGACTTTTATTAAGAAATCTTTTTACCATAATCTGGCCGGTTGAACTTCTGATTTTGGCAATAAATCAGAAAAAGAAAAGACTAGGTGACCAGGTTGCAAAAACAATTGTTCTTCAAAACCCAAACAAACCAGCCAGGCTTCGACGTATTCTGGTACTGGCCGGAATCGGAATTTCCTTTTTCGCTTTTACTATTCTATTTGCAGGTTTTACAATGAAAAGCTCAGACGCTTATAAGGTAGCGGTTGATGAAATAAAGAGTAATAAAGAAATCCAGGCTGAAACAGGTGGAATAAAAGGATTTGGAATGATGCCAACCGGAAACATAAATATTTCAAATGGGCAGGGAAAAGCTCAACTGGAAATAAAAGTTTTAGGAATCGAGAAGGATCTGAATATCAGTGTTTATCTGGAAAAAGAACCCGATGGAAAATGGAAATTGATAAATATAGAAAAGTAG
- a CDS encoding VWA domain-containing protein, which yields MENDPIKRWRLILGKETQDELTSSFNVQETGIDKTLDALYNSSKKGGLGPSSPNVSRWLGDVREYFPASVVKVIQQDALKRLNLTAMLTEPEMLATVVPDVHLIANLMTLGKLIPEKTKATARQVVRKVVDQLMQKLAAPTQQAITGMLNRASRNSRPRHNEINWNETIRRNLKHYQPEYKTIVPEIKIGFGRKRKAMKDVVLCIDQSGSMGTSVIYSGIFGAVMASIPAINTRMIVFDTAVADLTEDLDDPVDLLFGVQLGGGTDIHKALSYCQQIISRPLDTVLVLITDLYEGGNQEEMRKKAFQLVSSGVQVITLLALNDDGAPSYDHDNADFLAEIGIPVFACTPDKFPDLMAAALSKQNIADWAGRNEIKGV from the coding sequence ATGGAAAATGATCCTATAAAACGCTGGCGGCTGATTCTTGGAAAAGAAACTCAGGACGAACTTACTTCTTCTTTCAATGTACAGGAAACCGGGATTGACAAAACACTGGATGCTCTATACAACTCCAGCAAGAAAGGTGGCCTTGGCCCTTCTTCTCCCAATGTTTCGCGCTGGCTGGGTGATGTAAGGGAATATTTTCCGGCTTCGGTCGTGAAGGTAATACAGCAGGATGCGCTTAAAAGGCTAAACCTGACTGCCATGCTCACAGAACCTGAAATGCTGGCAACGGTGGTTCCTGACGTTCATCTGATAGCTAATCTGATGACACTCGGAAAGCTAATTCCTGAAAAAACCAAAGCAACGGCTCGGCAGGTCGTCAGGAAAGTGGTAGATCAATTAATGCAAAAATTGGCAGCACCTACGCAACAGGCCATTACCGGCATGCTGAACAGGGCTTCCAGAAACAGCAGGCCGAGGCACAATGAGATCAACTGGAACGAAACGATCCGTAGAAACCTCAAACATTATCAGCCTGAATACAAAACAATTGTCCCTGAAATAAAAATAGGCTTTGGAAGAAAACGCAAAGCTATGAAAGACGTCGTTTTATGCATTGATCAAAGCGGTTCTATGGGTACGTCGGTTATTTATTCAGGTATCTTCGGAGCCGTAATGGCCTCTATTCCAGCTATTAATACAAGAATGATTGTCTTCGATACCGCCGTCGCTGACCTTACGGAAGACCTGGACGATCCGGTTGATTTATTATTTGGCGTACAGCTCGGCGGCGGCACAGACATACACAAAGCATTAAGTTATTGCCAGCAGATCATCAGCCGACCACTGGATACAGTGCTCGTTCTCATCACCGATTTGTATGAAGGCGGCAACCAGGAAGAAATGAGAAAAAAGGCTTTTCAACTGGTCAGCAGCGGCGTGCAGGTCATTACCTTACTTGCGCTTAATGACGATGGTGCGCCTTCTTACGACCACGACAATGCGGATTTTTTGGCTGAAATCGGTATCCCTGTATTTGCCTGCACGCCGGACAAATTTCCTGATCTGATGGCGGCCGCATTAAGCAAACAGAATATTGCGGACTGGGCAGGGCGTAATGAGATCAAGGGAGTTTGA